A stretch of DNA from Brevibacterium sp. CBA3109:
CTGGTTGAGCTTCTCGGACTTCTCAGTCTTCTTGGCGTCGGCGGCCTGCTTGGCCCCGGAGCTCTTCGACGCGGACTTCTTGCCAGTTCCAGCAGTGGACTTCTCGGCCACCGTGTCGCCCGCGGCTTTGTCGTCGTCGGCAGCCTCGGCATCGGTGTCAGCGTTGCCGTCGATGCCAGCGCCCTCGGCGACCACGTCGGATCTGTCGGAGGAGTCATCCAGGTCGAGGATGTCTCCATCGAGGGGCTCGTGCTTCAGATCCTCTGACTGTTCGGCCTGCAGATCCTCGACTGCCTCGACATCGTCATTCGGCTGCGCCTTGGTTTCGACATCGGCCTTCGACGAGTTGCGAGAAGTGCGCTGGGGGCGCTGGGTCCGTCCGTTGGACTTGGCCACGAGTACTCCTTATACGGCCGACCATTGCTGAGGTCACCGATTGATGAATAGGGACAATCGGACATCAGTCTACTCGTCACATCCGGCAGTGTTAAAAACTCCAACTACCCAGAGAACGACCTGTTTGTGCAGTTTCATACGATAAAGTGCAATACGGTGTCCCCGCTTGTCCTCTGGGCGAGCCCCGGATTCGAAACAATAGGCACGGTGCAGCAGTGGTGAATAGTCCCTCCTCGGGTAACGAATCAGACGCAGACGCGTCGTCGCG
This window harbors:
- a CDS encoding cell division protein CrgA — its product is MAKSNGRTQRPQRTSRNSSKADVETKAQPNDDVEAVEDLQAEQSEDLKHEPLDGDILDLDDSSDRSDVVAEGAGIDGNADTDAEAADDDKAAGDTVAEKSTAGTGKKSASKSSGAKQAADAKKTEKSEKLNQAAESDKGRKPTKKSEAATGASAKGSAAQGSSAKRTSRSGNPAKRTQGRKAATYTSQSGQQTLKPNPRWFLPVLIGLLLIGLIWLVTFYVSQGAFPVEAWENWNILVGFAFFVAGLIMSTRWR